The sequence ATTCCTTGCCTTTGCCTGGAGTGGCAAAAATCACGGGTTTGTCGGATCGATCCAGATCAATGAAGACCGTGATGTAATTATGACCACGCTTGGAGGCTGTTTCATCCAGCCCGATCGCCTTGAGATCTTTGAGATCCAGGGTCTCAATGGCTTTGGAAACATAGTGGTAAACGATACGCCATAATCGTTTGTCTGTGACCCCGACGTGACGAGCAACAGCACTGACCGGCATCTCGCGAACAAGACTCATGACCACCTGCTCAAAAAGCAAGGTAAAACGACTGCCTTTTCTGGCCCAGGGAACGTCCACCCGACGGATGCCGTGTTCCGAACAATTAATCCTCGGGACTCGGGCGGTGAGGTAACAATGGTGCTGAAAAAAGTTGAGATGCCGCCACGTGTACTCCTTGAAGTCATGAGCCTTGCACATGGCACCACACTCCGGACACGGGTACAGCGCTCCCCGGTCGGCACCGATCTCCAGATGGAGTTTGGTTGGTGTATGGGCAGTATCAAGACGTTGGCTCGTAACTTTCCACGGCGGCGTAAGGCCAAGACCCAAGGCAAAAATTTGTTCAGCAAGCATGACTCATCCTCCTGAGGGGGAGGGCTACCCAAACTCGATACGATCGGTCAATTCCACACAAAACGTCGAAGAACCAAAGAATTGAAACATTACGAAGCCCTGCATTCCTTGTCTTTTTTGCTTGAAATGTCAAAACACGAAAGGTTTTGTCTTGTCGGATATCGAGCAGCAGGTTGTCTTAACTGCTTGGTATTATCGAAAGATGGCGCGTATGGTTCCTGGTTTGTGCGGCGTAAAGGAGATTTCTCTTGAAGTCGATTGTATCAGACCTTCCCAGCGGATAAATTTATGTCCGGAAGCCGGAATCGCGTGCAGGGTCATGGGAATGCCTTGGAAGTATTTTCCGTTGGAAAATTCCGGAGGAATGTCCACGGTAGCCATGCGGACCTGACCCTTGTGAGGATCATTGACCGTGAGAGTCAGATCAATGGTCCCTGAAAGGTGAAATTGTTTAATCAGATGCTCATAGACGTGGGCAGGGCGTTTTCTTGCGAAACGGCGAAGTTCATCAACGTTTTGTTCCCATTTTTGCATGGAGGAAATGGCCCCCCAGCGGTTGATGTGCCTGGGCATCTCCGGTCGTATCTGATTTTGGAGTTTATCGATATGAGCTATAATGCGTGCTGGATCAAACGTAGTGCTCATGTGGGCGGCAAAGATTTGCAGGAATCGATTCCTGAAGTTCTCGTTTTTGAGAAGGGCGTTAAAAATGAGCGTTTCTCGCCTGTTCGTCTTGGTGGCCCATTTGAGGGTATTGCGGGCGCATGATCTTCTCTTGTCATGAAATTGGAAACCTTCATCTGTGTCATAAAGGATCCAGCGCCATTTACCGTTATCTTTTTTTTCACGCCACCATGCAATATTGTTCTGTGGCCAGTCGCAATTATCGTAATAGATCTGGGCGAGCTGGTAGTTGATGAACTCATCGATGTCTATTTGCTCACAAACCGTTTTGTAATGTTTGAAGTTGCTTAAGTCATGTGATCGTATAAAAGAGATTAACGCGTTGTATTGGGAATCACTTCCTGCTTTAATGTCATGAAAGCACTTGATCATATCAATATGTTCAGGATCAACGTGGTGGTTCCCAATGACGTAATATGGATCAAGCTTTTCACGAATATTATATATTCCCCAGTATGTTCCGTTCAAAAAAACAAGAGCAGGTGTTCCTGCCTGGAAGTCGATATTCATTCGTCCTTGAAGAACCGTGTGCATAAGGAGGTCTCTGAACATGGTTTGCTTCCAGTCATCGCCGGAATTTCTCAAGATGATGCTTTTGAATGTTTGTATGTTTTTTTGTGGAAAAAAGGGATAAGCAAAAACGTCTGTTTTGGGGTCAATAACTTTTATGGAAAAAGATTTTTGTGGCAGATTACGTGAAGCACCTCCGAAAATTTTGATGGTGCAGGGTATGTTGATACGAGCATCAGATTTTTTAGGAAAAAATTCAAAATTACATGTTCTTTTCCATGACTGTTTCCAGTTATACTCGTCTTTGTTATAGTTTGCACGCTTCCATTGATTTCCTTTTACATAGATTCCGGTCTCCTCATTCCAAAGATTACGGGGATCGGTCACCAAGGAGATTATGGGCCGCGTGGAATGTTCGTTGATCAGAAAGGTTTGCGTGTTTATGGCACTTGAGTGATTTTCACCGTCAACCGCAATACAGCGTAGTACGGTTGTTGTATTGATGGTTAGCGGCCCGCTGTATTGAGATGATTGTGTCGTGGGGAGGGAGCCATCCAATGTGTAAAAAACGCGGGCTTGCGGTAGATGTGTCTGGATAATGACCTGTTGAGGGCCGTTATAATGTCCTCCTTGGGGAAAGACGTTTGGAGCAGGTCCTTGTTGAAAGCCAAAAGGATCGTGCGTGGGAGATGTATTTACGTTTGGACTACCCATGGTCGGGGCTGTAAAGAAGAATAATTTCTTGGAACCATCCGGGTATCTTCCTAAAGA comes from Desulfoplanes formicivorans and encodes:
- a CDS encoding helix-turn-helix domain-containing protein, whose translation is MLAEQIFALGLGLTPPWKVTSQRLDTAHTPTKLHLEIGADRGALYPCPECGAMCKAHDFKEYTWRHLNFFQHHCYLTARVPRINCSEHGIRRVDVPWARKGSRFTLLFEQVVMSLVREMPVSAVARHVGVTDKRLWRIVYHYVSKAIETLDLKDLKAIGLDETASKRGHNYITVFIDLDRSDKPVIFATPGKGKE
- a CDS encoding CotH kinase family protein, translated to MKIYFINLFILFSIIVSSIAEAQHIVINEIFVLGKGKRPDWIELYNSGNATCDIGGFTLSDNNKKIHKWTIPKNTFIRPGGFVLFFADKKNVENHTNFKLDAGGEYVGLYDQNGQCVDSITYNKFPAHGSLGRYPDGSKKLFFFTAPTMGSPNVNTSPTHDPFGFQQGPAPNVFPQGGHYNGPQQVIIQTHLPQARVFYTLDGSLPTTQSSQYSGPLTINTTTVLRCIAVDGENHSSAINTQTFLINEHSTRPIISLVTDPRNLWNEETGIYVKGNQWKRANYNKDEYNWKQSWKRTCNFEFFPKKSDARINIPCTIKIFGGASRNLPQKSFSIKVIDPKTDVFAYPFFPQKNIQTFKSIILRNSGDDWKQTMFRDLLMHTVLQGRMNIDFQAGTPALVFLNGTYWGIYNIREKLDPYYVIGNHHVDPEHIDMIKCFHDIKAGSDSQYNALISFIRSHDLSNFKHYKTVCEQIDIDEFINYQLAQIYYDNCDWPQNNIAWWREKKDNGKWRWILYDTDEGFQFHDKRRSCARNTLKWATKTNRRETLIFNALLKNENFRNRFLQIFAAHMSTTFDPARIIAHIDKLQNQIRPEMPRHINRWGAISSMQKWEQNVDELRRFARKRPAHVYEHLIKQFHLSGTIDLTLTVNDPHKGQVRMATVDIPPEFSNGKYFQGIPMTLHAIPASGHKFIRWEGLIQSTSREISFTPHKPGTIRAIFR